In the Streptomyces cinnamoneus genome, TCCAGGACCGTGTCGGCGAGCGCGTCGTCGTCCCGGCCCGGGGCGGTGAGCGGGACGGCCGGGTCGGGCTCCGCGTAGCGCACCGGCACCGGTGCCGCGGTGAACGGCACCGGCCGGCGGTCGGTCGGGAAGGAGCCGGTGCGCGTCGTCGTGGTCACGCCGCCGCGGTAGACGGCCGAGACGTAGGCGGCCTTGAACCGCGTCATCTCGTCCGTGCCGAACTTCAGGTAGCCCGATCCGGGCACCGACGGCAGGTGGTAGGCGTCCGGCACGCCGAGCGCGGTGCGCGACTCGGCGGCGGAGAAGGTGCGCAGACCGATGCGGTACGAGAGGTAGGTGTCCAGGCCGCGCAGCCGGCCCTCCTCCAGCCGCTGGGAGGCCAGCAGCAGGTGCACGCCCAGCGACCGGCCGATGCGGCCGATCTGGATGAACATCTCGATGAAGTCCGGCTTCGCGGTGAGGAGTTCGCTGAACTCGTCGATGACCAGCACCAGGGAGGCCAGCGGCTCCAGCGGCGCGCCGGCGGCACGTGCCTTCTCGTAGTCCGTGAGGTTGGCGTAGTTGCCGGCGGCCCGCAGCAGCTCCTGCCGGCGCTGCAGCTCACCGGTGATCGAGTCCCGCATGCGGTCGACGAGCGTGAGGTCGTCCGCGAGGTTGGTGATGACCGCGGCGACGTGCGGCAGCTCCGCCATGCCCGCGAAGGTCGCACCGCCCTTGAAGTCGGCGAGGACGAAGTTCAGCGTCTCGGAGGAGTGGGTGACCGCGAGGCCCAGCACGAGGGTCCGCAGCAGCTCGGACTTGCCCGAACCCGTGGCGCCGACGCACAGGCCGTGGGGGCCCATGCCCTCCTGCGCCGCCTCCTTGAGGTCGAGCATCACGGGCGAGCCGTCCTCGCCGACACCGATGGGCACGCGCAGCCGCTCGGCCATCGACCGGGGCCGCCAGGCCGTCGAGGTGTCCACCGAGCCCGCGTCGCCGAGGCCCAGCAGGTCGGTGAAGTCGAGGTTGGCCAGCAGGGGTTCGTCGTCGTCCCCGCCGCCGCCCATGCGCATCGGCGCCAGCTGCCGGGCCAGTGCCTCGGCGGCCGGAACCGACAGGGAGTCGGGCACGCCCTGGTAGGTGGCCGCCGCCGACTCCAGGCGCAGCTGGCCCGGCCGTACGACGACGGACAGCCCGCCGCGGCTCTCGTCCAGCTCGCCCGGCACGACCTCCACGACGGTCACGCCCTGGAGCCCTTCGGCGGAGGCGAGCAGGGAGTCGGGCGGCACGGTGCCGCCGTCCAGGACGACCACCACGTGGGGCTGGTCCAGGAGCGGCTGGCCGTCACGGCTGAAGCGGGGGCGCCCCAGGAGCCGGTTGCCCAGCAGGTCCTCCAGCTCGGTCAGGTCGTCGCTGAAGAGCCGCTTGGTGCCCGCGCCGTCGGTGGAACCGGGCACCTGGGTGTGCGGCAGCCACTTGCACCAGTCCCACTCCTCGGCCGCGCCCTGCCCGGCGACCACCGCGACCACGAGGTCCTCGGGGGAGTGCAGGGTGACCAGGCTCGCGACCAGCGAGCGGGCCGTACCGCGCACCGCCTCGCGCTCACCGGAGACCACCACGTGGTAGAACGCCCGGATCGAGACGGCCACCGGCAGCCCGTCGAGCGAACCGTGGACCGCCAGGAAGCGCTGCATCGCGCTGGCCGACAGCGGTTCCAGCTCGTCCACCGGAGCCGTCGTGGGCGCCACCAGCGGTGTCCACAGCTGCTGCGGGCCCAGGCCCACGCGGGCCTGCCCGAAGTCCTTGTCGGAGACGCGCCGCTCCCACAGCCGGCTGCCCTCCGCGACGAGGGACCACAACTGCTCGGGCGCGGGGTGCAGGTAGAACTGCGCGTCCCGCTGGGCCCGCGCCGTGCGGCGCACCTTCTGCCGGGTCTGCGCCAGGTACTTCAGGTAGTCGCGCCGGCTCTCGACCGCCGCGCCCTGCGAGCCCTTGCGGTACCGGATCACCTGCGCGACGGCCATGGCGACGGTCGACACCAGCATCATCGCGCCCATGATGCGCATGATGGGCGCGGTGCCCGGCATGAAGAAGAAGACCACTGACGAGCCCATGCCGAGCATCGGCAGCAGCTGCATGGCCATGCCCTCCTGCTGCCCGCGGGGCAGTTCCGGAGGGGACTCGAGTTGCAGCTCATCCGCGGGTATTTCGGGTGGCATGACCCGAGGCGGACGTTTGACGATGATCTGGCTCACCGGCGTATCAATCCCTTTTCGGCTGGACAGCTGTGGCGCCGGCCCCCTGCCGGCGGCGGGCAGCCTCCGCGCGACGATGATCCTACGTGCATGGCGCACCGGCGGCTCCCGGTAGGGTTGCGCCCCGTCCACATGCGCGACCGCTGAAATGGGGCGGCAGGTAATGAGGGGGCCCATCAGGTGAGTTCGACTACAGTGACCGGTTTCTGCCGAGTGACGGTGATCGCGCCCGACAGCCGGATCGACGTCGCTCTTCCGGATGATGTCGCCGTAGCCGACCTCTTGCCGGAGATCCTCCGGATGACGGGTCAGAGCGTGCAGCAGGGCGCGCCTCCCGGCTACCACCTCATGGGGCGGGACGGCGTCGCGCTCGACGCGGACCGCTCGCTCGGGGCCCAACGCGTCCTGGACGGCACGCTGCTACGGCTGCGTCCCTTCGCCCAGTCGCTGCCGCCCGCGGTCTTCGACGACGTCGCCGACGCCGTCGCCGCGGCCGTCACCCGTGACCGCGCGTTGTGGAACGACCGGCTGCTGCGGGCGAGCGGCCTGTTCGCCGGGGCGCTGATGTTCGTGTTCCTCGGCTTCGTCCTGTGGTTCGCGGACCCGGCCGGCCACGACATGCACGGCCTGCCGGGGATCGTCGCGGCCGTCACCGGCGTCCTGCTCGCCGCGCTCGCCGGCGTCCGGGCCCGTGTCTACGGCGACCGGGCCTCAGCCCTCGCCTTCGGTCTGGCCGCCCTGCCGCACCTCATGATCGCGGGCTCGGGGATCCTGGCCCTGTCGCCGGGCGAGGGCATCGGCCGCCTCCAGTTCCTCCTCGGATGCGTCGCCGTCCTCGTCGCCTCGGTCGCGCTCGTCGCGCTCATGCCCACCGGCGACGCCCCCTTCGTGGCCGCTGTCGTCGCCGCCGCCGCCGGCACGCTCGCCACCTTCTGCGCGATCCTCGCCGAGGCGGGACCGACCGCGACCGCCGCCGTGTGCGCCGTCGTCGCCATCGGCGCCATCGCCTTCCTGCCGGGACTCTCCGCCCGGGTGGCCCGCCTGCCGATCGGCTACGCTGCCCCGCGCTCCGCCGCCGCGGGCGACCTGGACGAGCAGCCGGGCACGCCCGGCGCCGAGCCCGTCGACGCCGAGCGCGTGGCGGCGCAGGCCCGCCGCGGCCACGAGCTGCTCCTCGGGCTCGTCGGGGGCTGCTCCCTGGTGGTAGTCGGCGCCGCCGCCGTGCTCGGCTTCTCCGACAACGGCTGGGCCCAGGTCCTCGCCCTCGCCTGCGGCCTCGCCATGCTGCTGCGGGCCCGGCTCTTCCGCTACACCGCGCAGGTGGCCTCGGTCCTCGCCGCCGGCCTCGCCTCCCTCTGCCTGCTGGTGCTCGGCCTGGCGCTGAACCCGCCGGCCCACGCCGTGCGGGCCCTGCTCACCGGCGACCACGGGCCGCTCGACGTCCGCACGGTCTGGCTGTCCGCCGCGGTCGCCGCCGTCGCCGCCCTGCTCGCCACCGTCGCGCTGATCGTCCCCCGCAAGGGTCTGTCACCCTTCTGGGGGAGGTTCTCCGACATAGCGGAGAGCGCTTTCCTGCTCGCGCTGGTGCCGCTGTGCCTGGCCGTGCTCGACGTCTACGCCACGGTCCGCGGACTCACCAGCTCGTGATCACCGGCCGGCGCCCCGGCGCCGGCCCCTCACCGGGCCGCAGGCCGCGGCCGGGCGCCCCCGGCGCCCGTCGGGACCCCTGCCCCGGCCTGGTACTGTGTCCCGTGGCCGTTTGTGTACGCGCCTCCGGAGGGACCGCAGGGTCCTCTGGGGACAGCGCCCAGCGGACCCCGCCTCCCGAGTCGTGGAAGCTCCCCTGAGACAGAGACCAGGGGCACTCGGTGGCCGAAGACATCCAGAAGGAGTACCGCGTGTCGCTCGACGCCGCTACGAAGAAGCAGATCATGGCCGAGTTCGCCACCAAGGAGGGCGACACCGGTTCCCCCGAGGTCCAGGTCGCGCTCCTGACCCGCCGCATCTCCGACCTCACGGAGCACCTCAAGACCCACAAGCACGACCACCACTCCCGTCGTGGTCTGCTGCTCCTGGTCGGTCAGCGTCGCCGTCTGCTGCAGTACCTGGCCAAGAAGGACATCACGCGCTTCCGCGCCCTGGTCGAGCGCCTCGGCATCCGCCGCGGTGCCGCGGGCGCCAAGTAAGACGCCGTGAAGGGAGCGGTTCCCACCCCTGGGAGCCGCTCCCTTCGCATATGCCGGAGAACCGCGCGGCCCCTTGCGCGGCCTGTGGGAAGCGACGCGGAGCAGAAGCTTTGTAGTCTGGTTCCACAACGGCACGACGAACGACATACCTGATGAGGAGGGACGCCGTTCTCTCCGCCGGTCCTCGGTAGTGGCCCCCGGAACGGGGAATTCCGGGTGCTTCGATCGAAGACCGGCCCGCACAGAGCACAGCGGCGCCCTCCACCACCGTCCCCGCCACACGGGCGAGGACGCAGAAGAGGAGATATCCCTGGTGGAGAACGAGACCCACTACGCCGAGGCCGTCATCGACAACGGCGCCTTCGGCACCCGCACCATCCGCTTCGAGACGGGCCGCCTGGCCAAGCAGGCCGCCGGTTCCGCCGTGGCGTACCTGGACGACGACACCATGGTGCTGTCGGCCACCACCGCTTCCAAGAAGCCCAAGGACCAGCTCGACTTCTTCCCCCTGACGGTGGACGTCGAGGAGCGGATGTACGCGGCCGGCAAGATCCCCGGCTCCTTCTTCCGCCGTGAGGGCCGGCCCTCCGAGGACGCGGTCCTCACCTGCCGCCTGATCGACCGGCCGCTGCGCCCCTCCTTCAAGAAGGGCCTGCGCAACGAGATCCAGATCGTCGAGACGGTCATGGCGCTCAACCCCGACCACCTCTACGACGTGGTCGCGATCAACGCCGCCTCCTGCTCCACGCAGCTCGCGGGCCTGCCCTTCTCCGGTCCGATCGGCGCCACCCGCGTGGCCCTGATCAAGGGCCAGTGGGTGGCCTTCCCGACCCACACCGAGCTCGAGGACGCCGTCTTCGACATGGTCGTGGCCGGCCGCGTCCTGGAGGACGGCGACGTCGCGATCATGATGGTCGAGGCCGAGGCCACCGAGAAGACCATCCAGCTGGTCAAGGACGGCGCCGACGCCCCCACCGAGGAGGTCGTCGCCGCCGGTCTCGAGGCCGCGAAGCCCTTCATCAAGGTCCTGTGCCGCGCCCAGTCCGAGCTGGCCGCCAAGGCCGCCAAGCCCGAGGGCGAGTTCCCGGTCTTCCTGGACTACCAGGACGACGTCCTGGAGGCCCTGACGGCCGCCGTCCGCACCGAGCTGGCCCAGGCGCTCACCATCGCCGGCAAGCAGGAGCGCGAGGCCGAGCTGGACCGCGTCAAGGACGTGGCCGCCGAGAAGCTGCTCCCGCAGTTCGAGGGCCGCGAGAAGGAGATCTCCGCCGCGTACCGCTCGCTGACCAAGACCCTGGTCCGTGAGCGCGTCATCAAGGAGAAGAAGCGCATCGACGGCCGCGGGGTGACGGACATCCGCACCCTCGCCGCCGAGGTCGAGGCCATCCCGCGCGTGCACGGCTCGGCGCTGTTCGAGCGCGGCGAGACCCAGATCCTGGGTGTCACCACGCTGAACATGCTCCGCATGGAGCAGCAGCTCGACACCCTCTCGCCGGTGACGCGCAAGCGCTACATGCACAACTACAACTTCCCGCCCTACTCCGTCGGTGAGACCGGCCGCGTCGGCTCCCCGAAGCGCCGCGAGATCGGCCACGGCGCGCTCGCCGAGCGCGCGATCGTGCCGGTCCTGCCGACCCGCGAGGAGTTCCCCTACGCGATCCGTCAGGTGTCCGAGGCCCTCGGCTCCAACGGCTCCACCTCCATGGGCTCGGTCTGCGCCTCCACCATGTCGCTGCTGAACGCCGGTGTGCCGCTCAAGGCCCCCGTCGCCGGCATCGCCATGGGTCTGATCTCCCAGGAGATCGACGGCAAGACCCACTACGTCGCCCTCACCGACATCCTCGGTGCGGAGGACGCGTTCGGCGACATGGACTTCAAGGTCGCCGGCACCAAGGAGTTCGTGACCGCCCTCCAGCTCGACACCAAGCTGGACGGCATCCCGGCCTCCGTCCTGGCCGCGGCCCTCAAGCAGGCCCGCGACGCGCGTCTGCACATCCTCGACGTGATGATGGAGGCCATCGACACGCCGGACGAGATGTCCGCCTACGCCCCGCGGATCATCACCGTCAAGATCCCCGTGGACAAGATCGGTGAGGTCATCGGCCCCAAGGGCAAGATGATCAACCAGATCCAGGAGGACACCGGCGCCGAGATCACGATCGAGGACGACGGCACCATCTACATCGGTGCCGCCGACGGCCCGGCCGCCGAGGCCGCCCGCGCCACGATCAACGGCATCGCCAACCCGACCATGCCGGAGGTCGGCGAGCGCTACCTGGGCACGGTCGTCAAGACCACCACCTTCGGTGCCTTCGTCTCCCTCATGCCGGGCAAGGACGGCCTGCTGCACATCTCGCAGATCCGCAAGCTCGCCGGTGGCAAGCGCGTGGAGAACGTCGAGGACGTGCTCGGCGTCGGCGCCAAGGTCCAGGTCGAGATCGCCGAGATCGACCAGCGCGGCAAGCTCTCCCTCATCCCCGTGATCGAGGGCGAGGACGGCGACGCCGACGAGACCAAGGACGAGTCCGCCAAGTGACGTCCCGTAGTACACGGAAGACGGCCCGCACCTCCTCGGAGGGGCGGGCCGTCGCCCGTACCCAAACGCTTCTCAAGGGCGAGAACGGCATCGGCACGGTCCGCAGGACCACCCTCCCGGGCGGCCTGCGCATCGTCACCGAGACCCTGCCGTCCGTACGCTCCGCGACGTTCGGCATCTGGGCGAACGTCGGCTCCCGCGACGAGACGCCGACGCTCAACGGCGCCACCCACTACCTGGAGCACCTGCTCTTCAAGGGCACGGCCAAGCGCAGCGCGCTCGACATCTCCGCGGCCCTCGACGCGGTCGGCGGCGAGATGAACGCCTTCACGGCGAAGGAGTACACGTGCTACTACGCGCGCGTGCTCGACACCGACCTGCCGCTGGCCATCGACGTCGTCTGCGACATGCTCACCGGTTCGCTGATCGACGCCGCCGACGTCGACGCCGAGCGCGGCGTGATCCTCGAAGAGATCGCCATGACGGAGGACGACCCGGGCGACTGCGTGCACGACCTGTTCGCGCACACGATGCTCGGCGACACCCCCCTCGGCCGCCCGGTCCTCGGCACCGTCGACACGATCAACGCGCTCACCCGCGACCAGATCGCCCGCTTCTACAAGAAGCACTACGACCCGACCCACCTGGTCGTGGCCGCGGCGGGCAACGTCGACCACGCCAAGGTCGTCCGCCAGGTCCGCGCCGCCTTCGAGAAGGCCGGCGCCCTGGGCCGTGCCGACGCCGTGCCCGTGGGCCCGCGCTCCGGCACCAAGACGATCCGCACCGCGGGCCGCGTCGAGCTGCTGGGCCGCAAGACCGAGCAGGCGCACGTCGTCCTCGGCATGCCGGGCCTGGCCCGCACCGACGAACGCCGCTGGGCGCTCGGGGTGCTCAACACCGCCCTCGGCGGCGGCATGAGCTCGCGACTGTTCCAGGAGGTCCGGGAGAAGCGCGGCCTCGCCTACTCGGTCTACTCCTACACTTCCGGCTTCGCCGACTGCGGCCTCTTCGGCGTCTACGCCGGCTGCCGTCCGAACCAGGTCCACGACGTGCTGCGGATCTGCCGCGACGAGCTGGACCGGGTGGCCGCGGAGGGACTGACGGACGAGGAGATCGGCCGTGCCATCGGTCAGCTCTCCGGCTCCACGGTCCTGGGCCTGGAGGACACCGGCGCGCTGATGAACCGCATCGGCAAGAGCGAGCTGTGCTGGGGCGACCAGATGTCCGTCAGCGACATGCTGGAGCGCATCTCGGCGGTCACCCCGGACGAGATCCGCGAGGTGGCCCGCGATGTACTGGGGCAGCGTCCTTCGCTGTCCGTCATCGGGCCGCTGAAGGACAAGCAGGCCGCGCGCCTGCACGAGGCCGTTTCTTAACCGACCGGTGTGATCGTTCAGCCGGTCATTCGAAGGAAGCAGGGACGATGAGCAAGCTGCGCGTCGCGGTCATCGGCGCCAAGG is a window encoding:
- the eccCa gene encoding type VII secretion protein EccCa, which gives rise to MSQIIVKRPPRVMPPEIPADELQLESPPELPRGQQEGMAMQLLPMLGMGSSVVFFFMPGTAPIMRIMGAMMLVSTVAMAVAQVIRYRKGSQGAAVESRRDYLKYLAQTRQKVRRTARAQRDAQFYLHPAPEQLWSLVAEGSRLWERRVSDKDFGQARVGLGPQQLWTPLVAPTTAPVDELEPLSASAMQRFLAVHGSLDGLPVAVSIRAFYHVVVSGEREAVRGTARSLVASLVTLHSPEDLVVAVVAGQGAAEEWDWCKWLPHTQVPGSTDGAGTKRLFSDDLTELEDLLGNRLLGRPRFSRDGQPLLDQPHVVVVLDGGTVPPDSLLASAEGLQGVTVVEVVPGELDESRGGLSVVVRPGQLRLESAAATYQGVPDSLSVPAAEALARQLAPMRMGGGGDDDEPLLANLDFTDLLGLGDAGSVDTSTAWRPRSMAERLRVPIGVGEDGSPVMLDLKEAAQEGMGPHGLCVGATGSGKSELLRTLVLGLAVTHSSETLNFVLADFKGGATFAGMAELPHVAAVITNLADDLTLVDRMRDSITGELQRRQELLRAAGNYANLTDYEKARAAGAPLEPLASLVLVIDEFSELLTAKPDFIEMFIQIGRIGRSLGVHLLLASQRLEEGRLRGLDTYLSYRIGLRTFSAAESRTALGVPDAYHLPSVPGSGYLKFGTDEMTRFKAAYVSAVYRGGVTTTTRTGSFPTDRRPVPFTAAPVPVRYAEPDPAVPLTAPGRDDDALADTVLDVIVRRLEGQGPAAHQVWLPPLDEAPSLDQLLSGLAVSPERGLHAPGSPRGGGLRVPLGLIDKPFEQRRDVLFRDFSGAAGHMLVVGGPRSGKSTLLRTLIGAFALTHTPHEVQFYGLDFGGGALSAVDGLPHVGGIASRLDPEKIRRTVAEVAGILNRREEFFRDNNIDSISTYRQLRAAGRLPGEPWGDVFLVIDGWFSFKTDYEMLEPVVADIAARGLGLGVHLVVTVSRYMEMRAALKDQLLSRLELRMGDPLDSELDRKVAANVPVGVPGRGLTAEKLHFLGGLPRVDGASGGGDDLSEATAAFVKASVENWPGPHAPQVRMLPRTLSVRELPDGHAEPQRGVAIGIDEMNLAPVFVDFDTDPLFAVYGESESGKTALLRLLIKQLTERYTPEEALFCVGDYRRSLLECVPEPYLAGYATTQNAFDPYLADMNALINSRAPGPDVTPQQLRNRNWWRGPRAFIIVDDYDLVATSSGNPLAQLVDNLPYARDTGVNFIIARSTAGAGRSMYEPFIQRFKELGAQGVVLSGDRGEGELLGNVKPRPLPPGRGIFVSRKQGSSLIQTGWLPTE
- the eccD gene encoding type VII secretion integral membrane protein EccD, which produces MSSTTVTGFCRVTVIAPDSRIDVALPDDVAVADLLPEILRMTGQSVQQGAPPGYHLMGRDGVALDADRSLGAQRVLDGTLLRLRPFAQSLPPAVFDDVADAVAAAVTRDRALWNDRLLRASGLFAGALMFVFLGFVLWFADPAGHDMHGLPGIVAAVTGVLLAALAGVRARVYGDRASALAFGLAALPHLMIAGSGILALSPGEGIGRLQFLLGCVAVLVASVALVALMPTGDAPFVAAVVAAAAGTLATFCAILAEAGPTATAAVCAVVAIGAIAFLPGLSARVARLPIGYAAPRSAAAGDLDEQPGTPGAEPVDAERVAAQARRGHELLLGLVGGCSLVVVGAAAVLGFSDNGWAQVLALACGLAMLLRARLFRYTAQVASVLAAGLASLCLLVLGLALNPPAHAVRALLTGDHGPLDVRTVWLSAAVAAVAALLATVALIVPRKGLSPFWGRFSDIAESAFLLALVPLCLAVLDVYATVRGLTSS
- the rpsO gene encoding 30S ribosomal protein S15 translates to MSLDAATKKQIMAEFATKEGDTGSPEVQVALLTRRISDLTEHLKTHKHDHHSRRGLLLLVGQRRRLLQYLAKKDITRFRALVERLGIRRGAAGAK
- a CDS encoding polyribonucleotide nucleotidyltransferase; this translates as MENETHYAEAVIDNGAFGTRTIRFETGRLAKQAAGSAVAYLDDDTMVLSATTASKKPKDQLDFFPLTVDVEERMYAAGKIPGSFFRREGRPSEDAVLTCRLIDRPLRPSFKKGLRNEIQIVETVMALNPDHLYDVVAINAASCSTQLAGLPFSGPIGATRVALIKGQWVAFPTHTELEDAVFDMVVAGRVLEDGDVAIMMVEAEATEKTIQLVKDGADAPTEEVVAAGLEAAKPFIKVLCRAQSELAAKAAKPEGEFPVFLDYQDDVLEALTAAVRTELAQALTIAGKQEREAELDRVKDVAAEKLLPQFEGREKEISAAYRSLTKTLVRERVIKEKKRIDGRGVTDIRTLAAEVEAIPRVHGSALFERGETQILGVTTLNMLRMEQQLDTLSPVTRKRYMHNYNFPPYSVGETGRVGSPKRREIGHGALAERAIVPVLPTREEFPYAIRQVSEALGSNGSTSMGSVCASTMSLLNAGVPLKAPVAGIAMGLISQEIDGKTHYVALTDILGAEDAFGDMDFKVAGTKEFVTALQLDTKLDGIPASVLAAALKQARDARLHILDVMMEAIDTPDEMSAYAPRIITVKIPVDKIGEVIGPKGKMINQIQEDTGAEITIEDDGTIYIGAADGPAAEAARATINGIANPTMPEVGERYLGTVVKTTTFGAFVSLMPGKDGLLHISQIRKLAGGKRVENVEDVLGVGAKVQVEIAEIDQRGKLSLIPVIEGEDGDADETKDESAK
- a CDS encoding M16 family metallopeptidase, which gives rise to MTSRSTRKTARTSSEGRAVARTQTLLKGENGIGTVRRTTLPGGLRIVTETLPSVRSATFGIWANVGSRDETPTLNGATHYLEHLLFKGTAKRSALDISAALDAVGGEMNAFTAKEYTCYYARVLDTDLPLAIDVVCDMLTGSLIDAADVDAERGVILEEIAMTEDDPGDCVHDLFAHTMLGDTPLGRPVLGTVDTINALTRDQIARFYKKHYDPTHLVVAAAGNVDHAKVVRQVRAAFEKAGALGRADAVPVGPRSGTKTIRTAGRVELLGRKTEQAHVVLGMPGLARTDERRWALGVLNTALGGGMSSRLFQEVREKRGLAYSVYSYTSGFADCGLFGVYAGCRPNQVHDVLRICRDELDRVAAEGLTDEEIGRAIGQLSGSTVLGLEDTGALMNRIGKSELCWGDQMSVSDMLERISAVTPDEIREVARDVLGQRPSLSVIGPLKDKQAARLHEAVS